One part of the Alphaproteobacteria bacterium genome encodes these proteins:
- the dnaQ gene encoding DNA polymerase III subunit epsilon, whose amino-acid sequence MREIALDTETTGFDPFTGDKIVEIGCVELINHVPTENVCHLYINPEREVPEETIRIHGLTNEFLADKPIFSQVSKEFIEFIGDSPLVIHNAEFDMKFLNYELENIGYKKLENKIVDTLLIARQKFPGSPANLDALCRRFGIDNSNRVLHGALLDARLLSEVYLELCGGKQPEFLKESENNNKKTFLTSSVKRDFKEPRRFEISSEELEAHKKMLEKIKDSIWD is encoded by the coding sequence ATGAGAGAAATTGCCTTAGATACAGAAACCACAGGATTTGATCCTTTTACAGGAGATAAAATAGTTGAAATAGGTTGCGTAGAGTTAATAAACCATGTGCCTACAGAAAATGTATGTCATTTATATATAAATCCAGAAAGAGAAGTTCCTGAAGAAACTATTAGAATCCATGGATTAACAAATGAGTTCTTAGCAGATAAGCCTATATTCTCACAAGTATCTAAAGAGTTTATTGAATTTATAGGTGATTCTCCACTAGTTATTCATAATGCTGAGTTTGATATGAAATTCTTAAATTATGAGTTAGAAAATATTGGCTATAAAAAGTTAGAAAATAAAATTGTAGATACTCTTTTAATTGCTAGACAAAAGTTTCCAGGGTCCCCTGCAAATCTTGATGCTCTTTGTAGAAGATTTGGTATAGATAATTCGAATCGTGTTCTTCATGGAGCTCTTTTAGATGCTAGGTTATTATCAGAAGTTTATTTGGAGCTTTGTGGTGGTAAGCAACCTGAGTTTTTAAAAGAATCGGAAAATAATAATAAGAAAACTTTTTTAACAAGTAGTGTAAAAAGAGATTTTAAAGAGCCTAGAAGATTCGAAATAAGTAGTGAAGAGTTAGAGGCTCATAAGAAAATGTTAGAAAAAATAAAAGATTCTATTTGGGACTAA
- a CDS encoding DUF4852 domain-containing protein — translation MKKTFLIIVLLLLTLTSSFAQEETNDKVYQPKIGNIIDTFVKFSDSYLLDDRSFLDDYIAIKSCEENKLLFSNEIEREKYRNKLKESLLKNKKTNPHIYRFVKSLYIEKYDFDKQRIILNKRSFFNNISNIKLPLSKSENKCAYHNISLLKKTFFVDLDAFINLKYLDLPLEKAETVIPNLAIHNKKRIFFIVVTLDFNDLIFSTNKQVLFGSDVLDISFSSDVRGENIFAKYDFNDHRRKTEEDYLEGLNFKLDSGKSTY, via the coding sequence ATGAAAAAAACTTTTTTGATAATAGTTTTATTATTATTAACACTTACATCGAGTTTTGCTCAAGAAGAAACTAATGATAAGGTATATCAACCAAAAATAGGTAATATAATTGATACTTTTGTTAAGTTTTCAGACTCTTATCTTTTGGATGATAGATCTTTTTTAGATGATTATATAGCTATAAAATCTTGTGAAGAGAATAAATTACTATTTAGCAATGAAATTGAAAGAGAAAAATATAGAAATAAGTTAAAAGAGTCTTTATTAAAAAATAAAAAGACAAACCCACATATTTATAGATTTGTTAAATCCTTGTATATAGAAAAATATGATTTTGATAAGCAGAGAATAATATTGAACAAGAGAAGTTTCTTTAATAATATATCAAATATAAAACTACCTTTGAGTAAATCTGAGAACAAATGTGCATATCATAATATATCTTTGTTGAAAAAAACTTTTTTTGTTGATTTGGATGCTTTTATTAATTTAAAATATTTAGATCTACCTTTAGAAAAAGCAGAGACTGTTATTCCAAATTTAGCTATACATAATAAGAAGAGAATATTTTTTATTGTTGTAACATTAGATTTTAATGACTTAATATTTTCAACAAATAAGCAGGTTTTATTTGGATCAGATGTTTTAGATATTAGTTTCTCCTCTGATGTTAGAGGTGAAAATATATTTGCTAAATATGATTTCAATGATCATAGAAGAAAAACAGAAGAAGATTATTTAGAAGGACTTAATTTTAAGCTTGATTCAGGAAAATCAACTTACTAG
- a CDS encoding DsbA family protein yields MIKKIILTLALIILCKNSFAINNNIMIGEKNAPVKIKVYYSMACYPCKKFHTEIAPQIERDFIVDNKASLEYVPYPLDYASIGVEAILSCIPDARDHYNAMSAMFEHQEDWTYADDRFNTISEVLSPYISRERIYECQKDKKSFVEFLKRIDEYKQKKVVRGTPTIYINGKPFKGSLIYKDIKSQINSALK; encoded by the coding sequence ATGATAAAAAAAATAATATTAACACTAGCTTTAATTATACTATGTAAAAATTCTTTTGCAATAAATAATAATATAATGATTGGAGAAAAAAATGCTCCTGTAAAAATCAAAGTATATTATTCTATGGCTTGCTATCCTTGTAAAAAATTTCACACAGAAATAGCTCCTCAAATAGAGAGAGACTTTATAGTAGATAATAAAGCATCACTAGAGTATGTTCCTTATCCTTTAGATTATGCCTCTATAGGTGTGGAAGCTATTCTATCTTGCATACCTGATGCTAGAGACCATTACAATGCTATGAGTGCTATGTTTGAGCATCAAGAAGATTGGACTTATGCTGATGATAGGTTTAATACTATATCAGAAGTTCTTTCACCATATATATCAAGAGAAAGAATATATGAATGTCAAAAAGATAAGAAATCATTTGTAGAGTTTCTAAAAAGAATTGATGAATATAAGCAAAAAAAAGTAGTTAGAGGTACTCCAACTATTTATATAAATGGGAAACCATTTAAAGGCAGCTTAATTTATAAAGATATAAAATCTCAAATTAATTCTGCCTTAAAATAA
- a CDS encoding DUF721 domain-containing protein, with the protein MKKDKRYYKLLPLSESLSRIYKKNSKNNDYQFLNLIKNWDKIVGKEYSKILKPIKVISKTSSLVVMSDRNFSLEAKYISPMLIEKINIFYGYKSFKKIEFVFKDKSLKTNQKPIIIPSELKNKIEEKVCNIENDDLKIALERLGKSMAQRGKLK; encoded by the coding sequence ATGAAAAAAGATAAAAGATATTATAAATTACTCCCTTTATCGGAGTCTTTATCAAGAATTTACAAAAAAAACTCAAAGAACAATGATTATCAATTTCTAAATTTAATCAAGAATTGGGATAAAATTGTAGGTAAAGAATACTCTAAAATATTAAAACCTATAAAAGTAATATCAAAAACTTCATCATTAGTTGTTATGTCTGATAGAAATTTTTCTTTAGAAGCAAAATATATTTCTCCAATGCTTATTGAAAAAATAAATATTTTCTATGGTTATAAAAGCTTTAAAAAAATAGAGTTTGTTTTTAAGGACAAAAGTTTAAAAACAAATCAAAAACCTATTATTATACCAAGTGAATTAAAAAATAAGATTGAAGAAAAAGTTTGCAATATAGAGAATGATGATTTAAAAATAGCTTTAGAGAGATTAGGAAAATCAATGGCACAAAGAGGAAAATTAAAATGA
- the rpiB gene encoding ribose 5-phosphate isomerase B translates to MFKNKKILIGSDHAGFDLKKELIKFLEENKYEVHDCGTYKSGESVDYPDYANKLCSLIKLNKAPKGILICGTGIGMSIAANRHKIIRAALCLDSEMAKLSREHNDANVLVLGARITSSEDAINIMQTFLNTNFAKGRHQKRIDKI, encoded by the coding sequence ATGTTTAAAAATAAAAAAATATTAATAGGCTCTGATCATGCAGGTTTTGATTTAAAAAAAGAGTTGATAAAATTTCTAGAAGAAAATAAATACGAAGTTCATGATTGCGGAACTTATAAATCGGGAGAATCTGTTGATTACCCCGACTATGCAAATAAATTATGTAGTTTAATTAAGTTAAACAAGGCTCCAAAAGGTATTTTAATTTGTGGAACTGGAATAGGAATGTCTATAGCTGCAAATAGACATAAAATTATCAGAGCAGCTCTTTGTTTAGATTCTGAAATGGCAAAGTTATCAAGAGAACATAATGATGCAAATGTTTTAGTTCTTGGAGCTAGAATTACAAGCTCAGAAGATGCAATTAATATAATGCAGACATTTCTAAATACGAATTTTGCAAAAGGAAGACATCAAAAAAGAATAGATAAAATATAA
- a CDS encoding serine hydroxymethyltransferase: MRFFTRGLKLADKAVYKNIKKEFKRQRDGIELIASENLVSKAVMEAQGSILTNKYAEGYPGKRYYGGCEFVDNIEQLAIDRVCELFGCKYANVQPNSGSQANQAVFLALLNPGDKILGMSLDNGGHLTHGCPVNMSGKWFKPVSYGVNDDGFLNYEEVEKLAKKHKPKLIIAGASAYSRQIDFKKFREIADSVGAYLMVDMAHYAGLIAANIYDSPMKYADVVTSTTHKTLRGPRGGLILWNNKDLTKKINSAIFPGLQGGPLEHVIAGKAVCFGEALKTSFKKYQKQVLKNSKMLAKTLQENGVNVVSEGTDSHIVLVDLRSVKLTGKKAEKALEEAGLTCNKNTIPNDPESPFVTSGIRLGTPAGTTRGFKEKEFKKIAVMISNVLKAVGTSKEKKVIKTTRSKVINMCDNFPIY, encoded by the coding sequence ATGAGATTTTTTACAAGAGGTTTAAAATTAGCTGATAAAGCTGTATATAAAAATATTAAAAAAGAGTTCAAAAGGCAAAGAGATGGAATCGAATTAATAGCTTCTGAGAACTTAGTATCGAAAGCTGTTATGGAGGCTCAAGGATCTATTTTAACTAATAAGTATGCAGAAGGCTATCCTGGTAAAAGATATTACGGTGGTTGTGAGTTCGTTGATAATATTGAGCAATTAGCTATAGATAGAGTTTGTGAATTGTTTGGATGTAAATATGCTAATGTTCAGCCTAATTCTGGTTCTCAAGCAAATCAAGCCGTTTTTTTAGCTCTTTTAAATCCAGGAGATAAAATTTTAGGAATGTCTCTTGATAATGGTGGACATTTAACTCATGGCTGTCCTGTTAATATGTCTGGGAAATGGTTTAAACCTGTATCTTATGGTGTAAATGATGATGGTTTCTTGAATTATGAAGAAGTTGAAAAGCTTGCTAAAAAACACAAACCAAAATTAATTATTGCAGGAGCCTCTGCTTACTCTAGACAAATTGATTTTAAAAAGTTTAGAGAAATAGCAGATAGTGTTGGTGCTTATTTAATGGTTGATATGGCTCATTATGCAGGGCTTATAGCTGCAAATATTTATGATTCTCCTATGAAGTATGCAGATGTTGTTACATCAACTACTCATAAGACTCTAAGAGGTCCTAGAGGTGGCTTAATTTTATGGAATAATAAAGACTTAACTAAGAAAATAAATTCTGCAATATTTCCTGGACTGCAAGGCGGTCCTTTAGAGCATGTTATAGCTGGTAAGGCGGTTTGTTTTGGCGAAGCTTTAAAAACAAGCTTTAAAAAATATCAGAAACAAGTTTTAAAAAATTCAAAGATGTTAGCTAAAACTTTACAAGAAAATGGAGTTAATGTTGTATCAGAGGGTACAGATTCTCATATTGTTCTTGTTGATTTAAGAAGTGTAAAACTAACTGGTAAAAAAGCAGAGAAAGCTCTTGAAGAAGCAGGACTAACTTGTAATAAAAACACTATTCCAAATGATCCTGAATCTCCATTTGTAACATCTGGTATAAGACTTGGAACTCCTGCTGGAACAACTAGAGGATTTAAAGAAAAAGAATTTAAAAAAATTGCCGTTATGATTTCTAATGTTCTAAAAGCTGTTGGAACATCTAAAGAAAAGAAAGTTATAAAAACAACTAGATCAAAAGTTATCAATATGTGTGATAACTTCCCAATATATTAG